From the genome of Fibrobacter sp. UWP2, one region includes:
- a CDS encoding ABC transporter permease subunit, translated as MRSYILRRLLLMIPTLIGISLVCFVLIQLLPGGPVEELISRAQAAAAMKGGVDASKALSPEQIAQIQAYFGFDQPAWRRYLTWLWNVLHLDLGTSYTYGLPVWDVIVSRFPISLFFGFTSFFLSYLICIPLGLWKAVHHGSKLDSLTSGVIFSGYVMPGYALGILLIIFLAGGSYLDIFPLGGLTSDDFEDFSFFEKIADLAHHLVLPIFCYMIGEFAFLTFLMKNSALEELGKDYMRTALAKGMNFKQALVRHALRNALIPIATRLSEICTLMFAGALLIEKVFDIDGMGLLYYNSMVNRDYNVVMGVIFLSSLMAMVGRLFSDILYTLVDPRIKFG; from the coding sequence ATGAGATCTTATATCCTCCGACGTCTGCTGCTCATGATCCCGACGCTCATCGGGATTTCGCTGGTGTGCTTCGTGCTCATCCAGCTGTTGCCGGGCGGCCCCGTGGAGGAACTCATTTCGCGGGCACAGGCCGCCGCCGCCATGAAGGGCGGGGTAGATGCGTCCAAGGCTCTCTCTCCCGAGCAAATCGCCCAAATCCAGGCGTATTTCGGTTTTGACCAGCCGGCGTGGAGGCGCTACCTCACATGGCTCTGGAACGTGCTGCATCTGGACCTCGGCACAAGCTATACCTACGGCCTCCCAGTATGGGACGTCATCGTTTCGCGTTTCCCCATATCGCTGTTCTTCGGCTTTACGTCGTTTTTCTTGAGCTACCTCATTTGCATTCCGCTGGGCCTTTGGAAGGCGGTGCATCACGGGAGCAAACTCGATTCCCTCACGAGCGGCGTGATTTTTTCGGGCTACGTGATGCCGGGGTACGCCCTGGGCATTTTGCTCATCATCTTCCTCGCCGGCGGCTCGTACCTCGACATTTTCCCGCTGGGGGGGCTCACGAGCGACGACTTCGAGGACTTCTCGTTCTTTGAAAAAATCGCCGACCTGGCGCACCACCTGGTGCTCCCCATATTCTGTTACATGATAGGCGAGTTTGCGTTCCTCACGTTCCTCATGAAGAATTCTGCTCTCGAGGAGCTAGGCAAGGACTACATGCGCACGGCGCTTGCCAAGGGCATGAACTTTAAGCAGGCTCTGGTCCGTCACGCCCTCCGCAACGCGCTTATCCCCATTGCGACCCGACTCTCCGAAATCTGCACCCTCATGTTTGCGGGGGCGCTCCTCATCGAGAAAGTATTCGACATCGACGGCATGGGCCTCCTCTACTACAACTCTATGGTCAACCGCGACTACAACGTGGTGATGGGCGTCATCTTTTTGAGCAGCCTCATGGCCATGGTCGGTCGCCTGTTTAGTGATATTCTATACACCTTGGTGGATCCGCGCATCAAGTTTGGATAA